A window of the Lagopus muta isolate bLagMut1 chromosome 1, bLagMut1 primary, whole genome shotgun sequence genome harbors these coding sequences:
- the LOC125688041 gene encoding uncharacterized protein LOC125688041 isoform X3, with translation MPAGGPRSPRDARRGGRQRGVPRSSRDAPPRAASSSLSSLHGLPTVGRCRPTVPLAVSRPFSPHRPRRRPARPGGGWRFRPGLLSSSLPGACRTISAGRRGPARPEQLREGHRQRAAGRGAAPPGPASTAAGPASASAAAGCRAPPGLAPCRCPVPPPARSARLPPSLSSFLPSFLPCLPPLPRCQLSPARCQAAPCGSRRPPPAALQCRQRGARRRRSAPGSAAAAVTVCLCHVCAWAGGGAAPRRSQPAATPPCDRQRAPNHRQPRTARLHRAAPPGRYTWPGGAERGKPAPHLSGRCLKRYGKHKQDRNSSRGASVNAVLKTLIPS, from the exons ATGCCAGCCGGCGGTCCCCGCTCTCCGCGGGATGCGCGGAGAGGAGGACGGCAACGGGGAGTTCCTCGCTCCTCCCGGGATGCGCCGCCTCGGgctgcctcctcctccctttcctctcttcacGGCCTCCCCACTGTCGGGAGGTGCCGCCCGACCGTCCCGCTTGCCGTCTCCCGCCCCTTCTCCCCGCACAGGCCCCGCCGACGGCCGGCAAGACCCGGGGGCGGCTGGAGATTCCGGCCCGgcctcctctcctcttctctccccgGGGCCTGCCGCACGATCTCCGCGGGGAGACGAGGCCCTGCCCGGCCTGAGCAGCTCCGGGAAGGTCACCGGCAGCGTGCAGCCGGGCGCGGAGCGgctccccccggccccgctTCTACAGCCGCCGGCCCAGCCTCAGCCTCAGCGGCCGCTGGGTGCCGCGCTCCGCCCGGGCTCGCTCCGTGCCGCTGCCCGGTGCCGCCTCCGGCTCGGAGTGCCAGGCTgcccccttccctttcttccttccttccttccttccttccttgcctcCCGCCCCTTCCCCGCTGCCAGCTTTCCCCCGCCCGGTGCCAGGCTGCCCCCTGCGGGTCTCGCCGCCCACCGCCGGCAGCGCTCCAGTGCCGGCAGAGGGGTGCTCGCCGCCGCCGCTCTGCCCcgggctcagcagcagctgcagtgactGTGTGTCTGTGTCATGTCTGTGCATGGGCGGGAGGAGGCGCGGCGCCGAGGCGGAGCCAGCCCGCTGCCACGCCGCCCTGTGACAGGCAACGAGCGCCCAACCACCGGCAGCCGCGAACCGCCCGCCTTCACCGAGCGGCGCCCCCGGGCCGCTACACCTGGCCGGGAGGGGCGGAGAGGGGGAAGCCGGCTCCGCACCTCAGTG GGAGGTGTCTGAAGCGCTATGGGAAGCACAAGCAGGACAGAAATTCCAGCAGGGGAGCCAGTGTGAACGCAGTTTTGAAGACATTGATCCCTTCCTAG
- the LOC125688041 gene encoding bcl-2-binding component 3, isoforms 3/4-like isoform X5, which produces MPAGGPRSPRDARRGGRQRGVPRSSRDAPPRAASSSLSSLHGLPTVGRCRPTVPLAVSRPFSPHRPRRRPARPGGGWRFRPGLLSSSLPGACRTISAGRRGPARPEQLREGHRQRAAGRGAAPPGPASTAAGPASASAAAGCRAPPGLAPCRCPVPPPARSARLPPSLSSFLPSFLPCLPPLPRCQLSPARCQAAPCGSRRPPPAALQCRQRGARRRRSAPGSAAAAVTVCLCHVCAWAGGGAAPRRSQPAATPPCDRQRAPNHRQPRTARLHRAAPPGRYTWPGGAERGKPAPHLSEASS; this is translated from the coding sequence ATGCCAGCCGGCGGTCCCCGCTCTCCGCGGGATGCGCGGAGAGGAGGACGGCAACGGGGAGTTCCTCGCTCCTCCCGGGATGCGCCGCCTCGGgctgcctcctcctccctttcctctcttcacGGCCTCCCCACTGTCGGGAGGTGCCGCCCGACCGTCCCGCTTGCCGTCTCCCGCCCCTTCTCCCCGCACAGGCCCCGCCGACGGCCGGCAAGACCCGGGGGCGGCTGGAGATTCCGGCCCGgcctcctctcctcttctctccccgGGGCCTGCCGCACGATCTCCGCGGGGAGACGAGGCCCTGCCCGGCCTGAGCAGCTCCGGGAAGGTCACCGGCAGCGTGCAGCCGGGCGCGGAGCGgctccccccggccccgctTCTACAGCCGCCGGCCCAGCCTCAGCCTCAGCGGCCGCTGGGTGCCGCGCTCCGCCCGGGCTCGCTCCGTGCCGCTGCCCGGTGCCGCCTCCGGCTCGGAGTGCCAGGCTgcccccttccctttcttccttccttccttccttccttccttgcctcCCGCCCCTTCCCCGCTGCCAGCTTTCCCCCGCCCGGTGCCAGGCTGCCCCCTGCGGGTCTCGCCGCCCACCGCCGGCAGCGCTCCAGTGCCGGCAGAGGGGTGCTCGCCGCCGCCGCTCTGCCCcgggctcagcagcagctgcagtgactGTGTGTCTGTGTCATGTCTGTGCATGGGCGGGAGGAGGCGCGGCGCCGAGGCGGAGCCAGCCCGCTGCCACGCCGCCCTGTGACAGGCAACGAGCGCCCAACCACCGGCAGCCGCGAACCGCCCGCCTTCACCGAGCGGCGCCCCCGGGCCGCTACACCTGGCCGGGAGGGGCGGAGAGGGGGAAGCCGGCTCCGCACCTCAGTG
- the LOC125688041 gene encoding bcl-2-binding component 3, isoforms 3/4-like isoform X4, which produces MPAGGPRSPRDARRGGRQRGVPRSSRDAPPRAASSSLSSLHGLPTVGRCRPTVPLAVSRPFSPHRPRRRPARPGGGWRFRPGLLSSSLPGACRTISAGRRGPARPEQLREGHRQRAAGRGAAPPGPASTAAGPASASAAAGCRAPPGLAPCRCPVPPPARSARLPPSLSSFLPSFLPCLPPLPRCQLSPARCQAAPCGSRRPPPAALQCRQRGARRRRSAPGSAAAAVTVCLCHVCAWAGGGAAPRRSQPAATPPCDRQRAPNHRQPRTARLHRAAPPGRYTWPGGAERGKPAPHLSDVKLHDC; this is translated from the coding sequence ATGCCAGCCGGCGGTCCCCGCTCTCCGCGGGATGCGCGGAGAGGAGGACGGCAACGGGGAGTTCCTCGCTCCTCCCGGGATGCGCCGCCTCGGgctgcctcctcctccctttcctctcttcacGGCCTCCCCACTGTCGGGAGGTGCCGCCCGACCGTCCCGCTTGCCGTCTCCCGCCCCTTCTCCCCGCACAGGCCCCGCCGACGGCCGGCAAGACCCGGGGGCGGCTGGAGATTCCGGCCCGgcctcctctcctcttctctccccgGGGCCTGCCGCACGATCTCCGCGGGGAGACGAGGCCCTGCCCGGCCTGAGCAGCTCCGGGAAGGTCACCGGCAGCGTGCAGCCGGGCGCGGAGCGgctccccccggccccgctTCTACAGCCGCCGGCCCAGCCTCAGCCTCAGCGGCCGCTGGGTGCCGCGCTCCGCCCGGGCTCGCTCCGTGCCGCTGCCCGGTGCCGCCTCCGGCTCGGAGTGCCAGGCTgcccccttccctttcttccttccttccttccttccttccttgcctcCCGCCCCTTCCCCGCTGCCAGCTTTCCCCCGCCCGGTGCCAGGCTGCCCCCTGCGGGTCTCGCCGCCCACCGCCGGCAGCGCTCCAGTGCCGGCAGAGGGGTGCTCGCCGCCGCCGCTCTGCCCcgggctcagcagcagctgcagtgactGTGTGTCTGTGTCATGTCTGTGCATGGGCGGGAGGAGGCGCGGCGCCGAGGCGGAGCCAGCCCGCTGCCACGCCGCCCTGTGACAGGCAACGAGCGCCCAACCACCGGCAGCCGCGAACCGCCCGCCTTCACCGAGCGGCGCCCCCGGGCCGCTACACCTGGCCGGGAGGGGCGGAGAGGGGGAAGCCGGCTCCGCACCTCAGTG